Proteins from a single region of Fusobacterium gonidiaformans ATCC 25563:
- a CDS encoding OmpP1/FadL family transporter, protein MNFKLKCMAVASLLSISAYGASIDHIQTYAPEYLGNQAQNGAINGVSPFYNPAGTTQLEEGLYVSGGLQIAAGHEQSEYKGKEYKAIFVQPVPNIAITKVNKGEATYFNFSAIAGGGTLNYKHGVVGTAIIPDLVANLKLKNIDVKKAGADLTKLGLKPEQAQQLLNSPVGVKVIDGTKAEGSNLYAQMTLGKAYQINDKLSLSGGIRLVHGIRDLKGTIKLKAYSPIETINPLLGKIPLEAEIDSKRRANGVGFVLGANYKANEKWNLGMRYDSRVKLNFKANTTEKEIAIPTVGGIKYIGFTSDLYYPQYKDGKKQRRDLPAILALGTTYQVTDKWMTGLSANYYFNKDAKMDGQKYNNGFEVAFGNEYKLNEKWTVLGSVNYAKTGALKDSYNDIEYALDSVMLGTGLKYQYSPTLELTASVAHYFYKSEEGNIKGRVATKADPLMKKLQNVNEQQKYKKSITAFGLGFTKKF, encoded by the coding sequence ATGAATTTTAAATTAAAATGTATGGCAGTTGCTAGTTTATTAAGTATTTCAGCCTATGGAGCATCGATTGACCATATTCAAACATATGCACCGGAATATTTAGGAAACCAAGCTCAAAACGGAGCAATCAATGGAGTATCTCCTTTCTATAATCCGGCAGGAACCACTCAATTGGAAGAAGGATTGTACGTAAGTGGTGGATTGCAAATTGCTGCCGGACACGAACAGTCAGAATATAAAGGGAAAGAATATAAAGCGATTTTTGTACAACCGGTACCGAATATTGCAATTACAAAAGTAAACAAAGGGGAAGCGACTTATTTTAACTTCAGTGCGATTGCCGGTGGAGGAACGTTAAATTATAAACATGGAGTAGTGGGAACTGCAATTATTCCAGATTTAGTAGCGAATTTAAAATTAAAAAATATTGATGTAAAAAAAGCAGGAGCAGATCTTACAAAATTAGGATTGAAACCAGAACAAGCTCAACAATTATTAAATTCTCCTGTTGGAGTTAAAGTAATAGATGGAACCAAGGCAGAAGGAAGTAACTTGTATGCACAAATGACTTTGGGAAAAGCTTACCAAATCAACGATAAATTATCTCTTTCTGGAGGGATCCGTTTAGTGCATGGAATTAGAGATTTAAAAGGTACTATTAAACTAAAAGCATATTCTCCAATCGAAACAATAAACCCATTATTAGGAAAAATTCCTTTAGAGGCTGAAATTGATTCTAAACGTAGAGCGAATGGAGTAGGTTTTGTTTTAGGAGCTAACTATAAAGCAAATGAAAAATGGAATCTTGGAATGAGATATGATTCTCGAGTAAAATTAAACTTTAAAGCGAACACAACAGAAAAGGAAATTGCAATTCCAACAGTTGGAGGAATAAAATATATTGGATTTACTTCTGATTTGTATTATCCACAATATAAAGATGGAAAAAAACAAAGAAGAGATTTACCGGCAATCTTAGCGTTGGGAACTACCTACCAAGTAACAGATAAATGGATGACAGGATTATCTGCAAACTACTACTTTAATAAAGATGCTAAAATGGATGGACAAAAATACAACAACGGTTTTGAAGTAGCTTTCGGAAATGAATATAAATTAAATGAAAAATGGACAGTTTTAGGATCTGTAAACTATGCAAAAACAGGTGCTTTAAAAGATAGTTATAATGACATTGAATATGCTTTGGATTCTGTTATGCTAGGTACAGGATTGAAATACCAATATAGTCCGACTTTAGAATTAACAGCGAGTGTAGCTCACTATTTTTATAAATCAGAAGAAGGAAATATTAAAGGAAGAGTTGCTACAAAGGCAGATCCTTTGATGAAAAAATTACAAAATGTAAATGAACAACAAAAATATAAGAAAAGTATTACAGCATTTGGGCTTGGATTTACAAAAAAATTCTAG
- a CDS encoding fructose-bisphosphatase class III, which translates to MSELKYLELLSQSFPNIAETSTEIINLQAILNLPKGTEHFLTDVHGEYEAFSHVLRNGSGSIRQKIEDIFQDTLTELEKKELATVIYYPDGKYDMALEEQPNMNKWIRTIIYRLLKVCKNVSSKYTRSKVRKAMPKDFEYIMQELLYESREEDNKRDYVESIIDTLISISYTKQFIVAMSELIRRLTIDHLHLVGDIYDRGPAPHLIMDCLLDYHHVDIQWGNHDMLWIGAGVGNKACIANVIRICCRYNNNDILEEAYGINLLPLATFAMKYYGKDPCKSFRPKEGIDSDLVAQMHKAISIIQFKVEGLFSERNPNLQMKDREILKEINYERGTILWQGKEYPLNDTFFPTIDPKNPLELLDEEAELLDRLKDSFMNSEKLQRHLRFLFSHGSLYLCCNSNLLYHACVPLTKDGKLAEVEIEGVKYKGKAYLDKIDNIARQAFFDRVGNEKDKRNRDFLWYLWCGELSPLFGKDVMRTFERYFIDDKSTHEEHKNPYYTFINQEETCNMILSEFGLNPKISHIINGHVPVKVKKGESPVKANGKLFVIDGGFARAYQKTTGIAGYTLIYNSYGIKLVSHAPFESKEKALKEGADILSSIVVEDKIVQRKRVKDTDIGKKLQGQVNDLKKLLLAYRKGIIQVK; encoded by the coding sequence ATGTCAGAGTTAAAATACCTAGAATTATTGTCCCAAAGTTTTCCTAATATTGCGGAAACCTCAACAGAAATTATTAACTTACAAGCAATCTTGAATTTGCCAAAAGGAACAGAACATTTCTTAACAGACGTTCATGGAGAGTATGAGGCTTTTAGTCATGTGTTACGAAATGGTTCCGGAAGTATTCGACAAAAAATTGAGGACATCTTTCAGGATACTTTGACAGAATTAGAAAAGAAAGAATTAGCAACAGTCATTTATTATCCGGATGGAAAATATGATATGGCTTTGGAAGAACAGCCGAATATGAATAAGTGGATTCGTACGATTATTTATCGACTTTTGAAAGTTTGTAAAAATGTATCCAGTAAATATACTCGTTCCAAAGTTCGGAAAGCCATGCCGAAAGATTTTGAATATATCATGCAAGAACTTCTTTATGAAAGTCGAGAAGAAGATAATAAACGAGATTATGTAGAATCTATCATTGATACTTTAATTTCTATTTCATATACGAAACAATTTATTGTAGCGATGAGTGAGTTGATTCGTAGACTTACCATAGATCATCTTCACCTAGTGGGAGATATTTACGATAGAGGACCCGCACCACATCTTATCATGGATTGCCTTCTTGATTACCACCATGTCGATATTCAATGGGGTAACCATGATATGTTGTGGATAGGAGCAGGAGTGGGAAATAAGGCTTGTATTGCGAATGTGATTCGGATTTGTTGTCGATACAATAATAATGATATTTTGGAAGAAGCTTATGGAATTAACTTATTACCTTTGGCAACTTTTGCGATGAAGTATTATGGAAAAGACCCATGTAAAAGTTTTCGACCCAAAGAGGGAATCGATTCTGATTTAGTAGCTCAAATGCACAAGGCAATCAGTATCATTCAATTTAAAGTAGAAGGTCTTTTTTCAGAAAGAAATCCAAATTTACAAATGAAAGATAGAGAGATTTTAAAAGAGATTAACTATGAAAGAGGAACAATTTTATGGCAAGGAAAGGAATATCCTTTAAACGATACTTTTTTTCCTACCATTGATCCTAAAAATCCGTTAGAATTATTAGACGAAGAAGCGGAACTTTTAGACCGTTTAAAAGATTCCTTTATGAATAGTGAAAAATTACAAAGACATCTACGTTTTCTATTCAGTCATGGTTCTCTCTATTTGTGTTGTAATTCTAATTTGCTTTACCATGCCTGTGTGCCGCTAACGAAAGATGGAAAATTGGCAGAAGTAGAAATCGAAGGAGTAAAATACAAAGGGAAAGCCTATTTAGATAAAATTGATAATATTGCAAGACAGGCATTTTTTGACAGAGTAGGAAATGAAAAAGATAAAAGAAATCGAGATTTTTTATGGTATCTATGGTGTGGAGAACTGTCTCCTCTTTTTGGAAAAGATGTCATGAGGACGTTTGAGAGATATTTCATTGATGATAAGAGTACTCATGAAGAACATAAAAATCCTTATTATACTTTCATCAATCAAGAAGAAACGTGTAATATGATTTTATCAGAATTTGGATTAAATCCTAAAATTTCTCATATCATCAATGGTCATGTTCCTGTTAAAGTAAAAAAAGGAGAATCTCCGGTAAAAGCCAATGGAAAACTATTTGTTATTGATGGAGGTTTTGCAAGAGCCTATCAAAAAACAACAGGAATCGCAGGATACACTTTAATTTACAATTCTTATGGAATTAAATTGGTCTCTCATGCTCCTTTTGAATCAAAAGAAAAGGCTTTAAAAGAAGGAGCGGATATTTTGTCTTCCATCGTTGTAGAAGACAAAATTGTACAAAGAAAACGAGTGAAAGATACCGACATTGGAAAAAAATTGCAAGGGCAAGTCAATGATTTAAAAAAATTATTATTGGCTTATCGCAAAGGAATCATTCAAGTGAAATAA
- the ppdK gene encoding pyruvate, phosphate dikinase produces MKQVYEFREGGKDLIPLLGGKGGNLAEMTKIGLAIPNGIIVTTDACREYFRNGKKISEELRNEILEKLETIQKKPLLVSVRSGAPISMPGMMDTILNVGFNDAVAEEVLASIKDETFVYSSYARFISMFSEIVQGVEKKKFDKIAEETKNPKDLIPLYKALYEKETGEKFPEEVKEQILMAVNSIFNSWNNERAILYRKLNNIDDDMGTAVVVQEMVFGNYNDKSGTGVVFSRNPSTGEKQIFGEYLICAQGEDIVAGIRTPEPIAKLQEEMPKVYEELLENIHKLEQHNKDMQDIEFTIQDEKLYILQTRNGKRAPKAAVKIAIDMQEEGIISKEEAVLRVDPSLVNQLLNGDFEEKAVKEATLLGKGLAASSGVAVGRVMFDSKRVKIREKTILVREETSPEDLKGIALAQGILTVKGGATSHGAVVARGMGKCCITGCGAIKINEIDREMYIGGRTVKEGEFISISGYTGEIYLGKVAIKEASYDDDLKKILSWAYEIKRLQVRMNADTPEDVKMGKDFGAEGIGLCRTEHMFFQKDKIWAIRQVILGEEGEEKNKAIEKLFELQKEDFMGIFKNLNGDVANIRLLDPPVHEFLPKEKADKIIMAKNLGIHLYDLEIRIRKLKDENPMLGHRGCRLGVSYPRLYKAQGRAIIEAALDCRKEGHPVHPEIMIPFTMEAKELEYLRKEITEEIECLFEERQERLDYKLGTMIEIPRACLLANEIAEVADFFSFGTNDLTQMSMGLSRDDSVKFLDQYREKGIWEGEPFYSIDQKAVGKLVEYGTRLGREANKNLTVGICGEHGGDPKSIEFFERQGFDYISCSPFRVPSAILAAAQSYLKNRK; encoded by the coding sequence ATGAAACAAGTATATGAATTTAGGGAAGGTGGAAAAGATTTAATTCCTTTATTGGGAGGAAAAGGTGGAAATTTGGCAGAAATGACAAAGATTGGTTTAGCAATTCCCAATGGAATTATCGTAACGACAGATGCTTGTCGAGAGTATTTCAGAAATGGAAAGAAAATATCGGAAGAATTACGAAATGAAATTTTAGAAAAATTAGAAACCATTCAAAAGAAACCGTTACTTGTTTCTGTTCGTTCCGGAGCTCCTATTTCTATGCCTGGAATGATGGATACGATTTTGAACGTAGGATTTAACGATGCTGTAGCGGAAGAAGTTTTAGCGAGTATCAAAGATGAAACATTTGTATATTCTTCTTATGCAAGATTTATCTCCATGTTCTCGGAAATTGTACAAGGGGTGGAAAAGAAAAAATTTGATAAAATTGCAGAAGAAACAAAAAATCCAAAGGATTTAATTCCTTTGTATAAGGCTTTGTACGAAAAAGAAACCGGAGAAAAATTTCCGGAAGAAGTAAAAGAACAAATTTTGATGGCAGTTAATTCTATTTTCAATTCTTGGAACAATGAAAGAGCTATTTTATATCGAAAATTAAATAATATTGATGATGATATGGGAACTGCTGTTGTAGTACAAGAAATGGTATTTGGAAACTATAATGATAAATCCGGAACCGGTGTTGTCTTCTCTCGAAACCCATCAACAGGAGAAAAACAAATTTTTGGAGAATATTTGATTTGTGCTCAAGGGGAAGATATTGTTGCCGGAATTCGAACTCCGGAACCAATTGCTAAATTACAAGAAGAAATGCCGAAGGTTTATGAAGAATTATTAGAAAATATTCATAAATTGGAGCAACATAATAAAGATATGCAAGATATTGAATTTACAATTCAAGATGAAAAATTATATATTTTACAAACAAGAAACGGAAAACGAGCACCGAAGGCAGCTGTGAAAATTGCGATTGATATGCAAGAAGAAGGAATTATATCGAAAGAAGAGGCAGTATTAAGAGTCGATCCGTCTTTGGTAAACCAATTATTGAATGGAGATTTTGAAGAAAAAGCAGTCAAAGAAGCCACTTTGTTGGGAAAAGGATTAGCAGCTTCTTCCGGAGTTGCAGTCGGAAGAGTCATGTTTGATTCCAAACGAGTAAAAATTCGTGAAAAAACAATTTTAGTCAGAGAAGAAACTTCACCGGAAGATTTAAAGGGAATTGCCTTAGCACAAGGAATTTTAACCGTCAAAGGGGGAGCAACTTCTCATGGAGCGGTAGTAGCTAGAGGAATGGGAAAATGTTGTATCACAGGTTGTGGAGCGATTAAGATCAATGAAATTGATAGAGAAATGTACATCGGTGGAAGAACAGTGAAAGAAGGAGAATTTATTTCTATCAGTGGATATACAGGAGAAATTTATTTAGGAAAAGTTGCTATTAAGGAAGCCAGTTATGATGATGATTTAAAGAAAATTCTTTCTTGGGCATATGAAATCAAACGATTACAGGTGCGTATGAATGCTGATACTCCGGAAGATGTCAAAATGGGAAAAGATTTTGGAGCAGAAGGAATTGGACTTTGTCGAACAGAGCATATGTTCTTCCAAAAAGATAAAATTTGGGCAATTCGACAAGTCATTTTAGGAGAAGAAGGGGAAGAAAAAAATAAGGCAATTGAAAAGCTATTTGAATTACAAAAAGAAGATTTTATGGGAATTTTCAAAAATTTAAATGGAGATGTTGCCAATATTCGTTTATTGGATCCTCCTGTTCATGAATTTTTACCGAAAGAAAAAGCGGACAAAATTATTATGGCAAAAAATTTAGGGATTCATTTATATGATTTGGAAATCAGAATTCGAAAATTAAAAGATGAAAACCCTATGTTAGGGCATAGAGGATGTCGTTTAGGGGTAAGTTATCCTAGACTATACAAAGCTCAAGGAAGAGCGATTATTGAAGCTGCTTTGGATTGTAGAAAAGAAGGGCATCCGGTACATCCTGAAATTATGATTCCATTTACGATGGAAGCAAAAGAATTGGAATATTTAAGAAAAGAAATTACAGAGGAAATTGAATGTTTATTTGAAGAAAGACAGGAAAGATTGGATTATAAATTAGGAACGATGATAGAAATTCCGAGAGCTTGTTTATTAGCAAATGAAATTGCAGAAGTTGCAGATTTCTTCTCTTTTGGAACAAACGATTTGACACAAATGTCTATGGGGCTTTCTCGAGATGACTCCGTAAAATTCTTGGATCAATACCGAGAAAAAGGAATTTGGGAAGGAGAACCTTTCTATTCCATTGACCAAAAGGCAGTAGGAAAATTAGTGGAATACGGAACTAGATTAGGAAGAGAAGCAAATAAAAACTTAACGGTTGGAATTTGTGGAGAACATGGAGGAGATCCAAAGAGTATTGAATTCTTTGAACGACAAGGCTTCGATTATATCAGTTGTTCTCCATTTAGAGTTCCATCTGCAATCTTAGCAGCAGCACAAAGTTATTTAAAAAATAGAAAATAA
- a CDS encoding helix-turn-helix transcriptional regulator, which produces MELTERQEKILELIKENSPISGDEIAQNLGVTRSALRTDFSILRKMSFISAKQNHGYCFVGEGPKNKIGQIMSEPKQMDSKSSVYETIVYMFENDIGSVFITENKNVLVGVVSRKDLLKAALGNKDLEKLPIHMVMTRMPNLIYVTEQDSIKTAVEKIMKHQIDSVAVVKKEKEVCYLVGRFSKTNISKLYLETL; this is translated from the coding sequence ATGGAATTGACAGAAAGACAAGAAAAGATTTTAGAATTAATCAAAGAAAATTCTCCAATTTCAGGAGATGAAATTGCACAAAATTTAGGGGTAACACGTTCTGCTTTGAGAACAGACTTTTCTATCTTACGAAAGATGTCTTTCATTTCTGCAAAACAAAATCATGGATATTGTTTTGTAGGGGAAGGACCAAAAAATAAGATAGGACAAATCATGAGCGAGCCGAAACAGATGGATTCTAAGAGTAGCGTTTATGAAACCATCGTGTATATGTTTGAAAATGACATTGGGAGTGTGTTTATTACCGAAAATAAAAATGTTTTAGTTGGAGTGGTGTCTAGAAAAGATTTATTAAAGGCAGCTTTGGGAAATAAAGATTTAGAAAAATTACCGATTCACATGGTTATGACCAGAATGCCAAATTTAATTTATGTGACCGAACAAGATTCTATTAAGACGGCAGTAGAAAAGATTATGAAACATCAAATTGACTCAGTAGCAGTAGTAAAGAAAGAAAAAGAAGTGTGTTATTTGGTAGGACGATTTAGTAAAACAAATATCAGTAAACTATATTTAGAAACTTTATAA
- the tnpB gene encoding IS200/IS605 family element RNA-guided endonuclease TnpB, producing the protein MKQLKAYKFRIYPSDEQKIFFGKTFGCVRLVYNLMLNDRMKAYEESKGNPDKKLKYPTPAKYKKEYEFLKEVDSLALANAQMNLEKAYKNFFRDKSVAFPRFKSKKNPVQSYTTNNQNGTVTIFENWLKLPKLKELVKIKVHRKIKGIVKSATISRNGSGKYFISLLCETDIQEMSKTNSAVGIDLGIKDMAIFSTGEKIENLKFRKQLENKLKREQRKLSKRFFVAKKENRKLSESKNYQKQRIKVAKIHEKIMNMRTDFLNKLSTYIIKNHDIICMEDLNTKGLLHNHKLAKTIADVSWANFVNKLEYKAKWYGKEIIKIDRLYPSSQICSVCGHRDGKKTLDVREWTCPICHAHHDRDINASKNILAEGLRMRQAV; encoded by the coding sequence ATGAAACAGCTAAAAGCATATAAATTTAGAATTTATCCAAGCGATGAACAAAAGATATTTTTTGGTAAAACTTTTGGTTGTGTTCGCCTTGTCTATAATCTTATGCTAAATGATAGAATGAAAGCATATGAAGAAAGTAAGGGTAATCCTGATAAAAAATTAAAATATCCTACTCCTGCAAAATATAAAAAAGAGTATGAATTTCTAAAAGAAGTTGATAGTCTTGCTCTTGCTAATGCTCAAATGAATTTAGAGAAAGCATACAAAAACTTTTTTAGAGATAAATCTGTTGCTTTCCCTAGATTCAAATCTAAGAAAAATCCTGTACAGAGCTATACAACCAATAATCAAAATGGAACTGTAACTATTTTTGAAAATTGGTTAAAACTTCCAAAATTAAAAGAATTAGTAAAAATAAAAGTGCATAGGAAAATAAAGGGTATCGTAAAATCTGCTACTATTTCGCGCAATGGAAGTGGTAAGTATTTTATCTCTTTGTTATGTGAAACAGATATTCAAGAAATGTCAAAAACTAATTCCGCTGTAGGAATTGATTTAGGGATAAAAGATATGGCTATTTTCTCTACTGGAGAAAAAATAGAAAATCTTAAATTTAGAAAGCAATTAGAAAATAAATTAAAAAGAGAACAAAGAAAATTATCAAAAAGATTTTTCGTTGCTAAAAAAGAAAATAGGAAATTAAGCGAATCTAAAAACTATCAAAAACAAAGAATAAAAGTAGCCAAGATACATGAAAAAATTATGAATATGAGAACAGATTTCTTAAATAAGTTAAGTACATATATTATCAAAAACCACGATATTATTTGTATGGAAGACTTAAATACAAAAGGACTACTTCATAATCATAAATTAGCTAAAACTATTGCTGATGTATCTTGGGCTAATTTTGTAAATAAACTTGAGTATAAAGCGAAATGGTATGGGAAAGAGATCATAAAAATAGATAGGCTATATCCATCAAGTCAAATATGCTCTGTATGTGGGCATCGTGATGGCAAGAAAACTCTTGATGTAAGAGAGTGGACTTGTCCGATTTGTCATGCTCATCACGACAGAGATATCAATGCAAGTAAAAATATATTGGCTGAAGGTCTAAGAATGAGACAAGCAGTCTAA
- a CDS encoding YadA-like family protein, which yields MLEEKSVKNWLKRKVKFTQALLVAFLITGGVGYAVDNVPGKGAGVAIGTGSEAPKAENVAVGKNATVSYSNGDSKATGDIVVGNDANINNYASQGGSIAIGKNAKIENMTGRQESIFGFGQTEYKNGNFWGTLKIPVLPEKVIGSVAIGDNTFVRTGGTMIGSHNYRGKLGDIEVDTSNTRKQGLNVYATTIGANSFSSGAFATTTGAFSIISSDYDGGGYSSSATKNIGASIYGSLNSIESSTSNSSYSGIANSIVGVANRTNNANGSLIFGAGNEITNSIKTITKPSNSEKASVKEFSDELRKVVRSSNSGGSTMAFGGGNKADWTQLTSMIGVNNIITGDKDNVAKYNMISGYKNTITKSSENIVSGTNYSVSGEGKNILMGFNKEENKVEKKNVVALGNDIKVNTDNSVYLGSGSTDAETKATKGMEEYSKATINGKEKNFAGGTPAGIVSVGSTGKERRIQNVAAGLISKDSTDAVNGSQLYAVAEELQNKVDAPITADKITEKGSIADSTDIKVTGTGTDRLVGTGNISFTIKDNAVTKKKLSTEVQNTLDRVGKGKIEEGDNNTVTGDTVYKYKVENDKKLNGKVEKDEFHNYQNTTNDRMNKMESETRHVGALSASLAALHPMQYDPLQKSQVMAGVGTYRDKQAIAVGVAHYFNENLMMTAGVSLGEDTRTKSMANLGLTWKIGSDDDRKDLPERYKEGPIGSIYMMQTEMEQVMNENKDLKKLTQTQQQEIEMMKQQIQMLMEKVK from the coding sequence ATGTTAGAAGAAAAAAGTGTTAAAAATTGGTTAAAAAGAAAAGTGAAATTTACACAAGCTCTATTGGTTGCTTTTTTGATTACCGGCGGAGTTGGGTATGCGGTTGATAATGTTCCCGGTAAAGGGGCAGGTGTTGCTATTGGAACAGGAAGCGAAGCTCCTAAAGCGGAAAATGTAGCTGTTGGGAAAAATGCTACAGTATCATATAGCAATGGAGATTCAAAGGCTACTGGAGATATAGTTGTTGGAAACGATGCTAATATAAATAATTATGCTAGTCAAGGTGGAAGTATTGCAATTGGGAAAAATGCAAAAATTGAAAATATGACAGGTAGGCAAGAGTCTATTTTTGGGTTTGGTCAGACAGAATATAAAAATGGTAACTTTTGGGGAACCTTAAAAATTCCAGTACTTCCAGAAAAAGTTATTGGATCTGTTGCTATTGGAGATAATACTTTTGTTCGTACTGGTGGAACTATGATAGGTTCTCATAATTACAGAGGAAAACTGGGTGATATTGAAGTTGATACATCTAATACAAGAAAACAAGGTTTAAATGTATATGCAACAACAATAGGTGCTAATAGCTTTTCAAGTGGTGCATTTGCTACAACTACTGGAGCTTTTTCAATTATATCAAGCGATTATGATGGAGGAGGATACTCTTCATCAGCTACAAAAAATATTGGAGCAAGTATTTATGGATCGTTGAATAGTATTGAATCGTCAACATCTAATTCTTCTTACTCCGGAATTGCCAACTCAATTGTTGGTGTAGCTAACAGAACAAATAATGCTAACGGTTCTTTAATATTTGGAGCAGGAAATGAAATTACGAATTCTATAAAAACTATTACTAAACCTTCTAATAGTGAAAAGGCTTCTGTAAAAGAATTTTCAGATGAGTTAAGAAAAGTAGTTCGTTCTTCTAATTCTGGTGGTTCCACTATGGCTTTTGGAGGAGGAAACAAAGCGGATTGGACTCAATTAACCTCTATGATAGGGGTAAATAATATAATTACAGGGGATAAAGATAATGTTGCAAAATATAATATGATTAGTGGTTATAAAAATACTATTACAAAATCTTCCGAAAATATTGTTTCAGGAACAAACTACTCTGTTTCTGGAGAAGGAAAAAATATTTTAATGGGATTTAATAAAGAAGAGAATAAAGTAGAAAAGAAAAATGTTGTTGCTTTAGGAAATGATATTAAAGTAAACACAGACAATTCTGTATATTTAGGAAGTGGAAGTACAGATGCCGAAACTAAAGCTACCAAAGGAATGGAAGAATATAGTAAAGCAACCATCAATGGAAAAGAAAAAAATTTTGCAGGAGGAACACCGGCTGGAATTGTCAGTGTTGGCTCTACGGGAAAAGAAAGAAGAATTCAAAATGTGGCTGCCGGTTTAATTTCGAAAGACTCTACCGATGCTGTCAATGGTTCTCAATTATATGCGGTTGCAGAAGAATTACAAAACAAGGTGGATGCTCCCATTACTGCGGATAAAATTACAGAAAAAGGAAGCATAGCAGATTCCACTGATATTAAGGTTACAGGTACCGGAACAGATAGACTTGTTGGTACAGGAAATATTTCTTTCACAATTAAAGACAATGCAGTGACTAAGAAAAAACTTTCTACAGAAGTTCAAAATACACTTGATAGAGTTGGAAAGGGAAAAATTGAAGAAGGAGATAACAATACGGTTACCGGAGATACTGTATATAAGTATAAAGTAGAAAATGATAAAAAATTAAATGGAAAAGTAGAAAAAGATGAATTCCATAACTATCAAAATACAACAAATGACAGAATGAATAAAATGGAATCAGAAACTCGTCACGTTGGAGCTTTGAGTGCTTCTTTGGCAGCTTTACATCCAATGCAATATGATCCGTTACAAAAGAGTCAAGTGATGGCAGGGGTAGGAACTTATCGAGATAAGCAAGCCATTGCCGTTGGAGTTGCTCATTACTTCAATGAAAACTTGATGATGACAGCAGGAGTATCCCTAGGAGAAGATACAAGAACAAAGAGTATGGCAAATCTTGGGCTTACTTGGAAAATCGGAAGTGACGATGATAGAAAAGATTTACCGGAAAGATATAAAGAAGGACCAATCGGATCTATCTATATGATGCAAACGGAAATGGAACAAGTTATGAACGAAAATAAAGACTTGAAGAAATTAACACAAACTCAACAACAAGAAATTGAAATGATGAAACAACAAATTCAAATGTTAATGGAAAAAGTAAAATAG
- a CDS encoding RloB family protein, translated as MKRENRLNRKREDRKKIPLKTGAYLIVTDAEKTEKNYFEGIKSTIPEILKNDLQIKIFSNKSLAKIIDFAAEERNKDERFRDVWLIFDRDEVKNFDTLIEEAKNSKMNVGWSNPCFEIWLMAYLKNLENISNSQFCCSRFEKIYTERTGKNSYEKAEEKIYNILLEFGEEEKAIEKARVKYHTSKEEYRIPSKMIGCTTVYKLVEELKSKINCV; from the coding sequence TTGAAAAGAGAAAATAGATTAAATAGAAAACGAGAAGATAGGAAGAAAATACCCTTAAAAACAGGAGCATATCTTATCGTTACAGACGCTGAAAAAACTGAAAAGAATTATTTTGAAGGAATCAAAAGTACAATTCCGGAAATATTAAAAAATGATTTACAAATAAAAATCTTCTCTAATAAATCTCTAGCAAAAATCATTGATTTTGCAGCAGAAGAACGTAACAAGGATGAGAGATTTCGAGATGTTTGGCTTATATTTGATAGAGATGAAGTAAAGAATTTTGATACTCTAATAGAAGAAGCGAAAAATTCAAAAATGAATGTTGGTTGGTCTAATCCTTGTTTTGAGATTTGGTTAATGGCATATTTAAAGAATCTTGAAAATATAAGCAACTCACAATTTTGTTGCTCAAGGTTTGAGAAAATTTATACTGAAAGAACAGGAAAAAATAGCTATGAAAAAGCAGAAGAAAAAATTTACAACATTCTTCTTGAGTTTGGAGAAGAAGAAAAAGCAATAGAGAAAGCTAGAGTAAAATATCATACCAGTAAAGAGGAATATAGAATTCCGAGTAAAATGATTGGGTGTACAACTGTATATAAATTAGTGGAAGAATTGAAAAGTAAGATAAATTGTGTATAA